From one Acidaminococcales bacterium genomic stretch:
- a CDS encoding ISAs1 family transposase: protein MLAEDVGAKIPERMFYETGPAAFAGESGRVSRFLRWQDHMFHGKCGEIRKPAHIVSAQIAKLGLTLGQEAAEGKSNEIPPVQRPIKMLRLKGRMVGADALNCQKDTAKAIVGQGADCLLSAKDNQPRLKRDIEDCVQYEQLRKSMKSITVCEKNRGRVEKRARDCNG from the coding sequence GTGCTTGCCGAAGATGTTGGAGCCAAAATCCCTGAGCGAATGTTTTACGAGACGGGTCCTGCCGCTTTTGCCGGAGAAAGCGGCAGGGTTAGCCGTTTCCTTCGATGGCAAGACCATATGTTCCACGGCAAATGTGGAGAGATACGAAAACCCGCGCATATCGTTAGCGCGCAAATTGCGAAACTGGGACTAACTCTTGGACAGGAAGCGGCAGAAGGCAAAAGCAACGAAATTCCGCCAGTTCAGCGACCGATCAAAATGCTGAGGCTGAAAGGGCGCATGGTTGGCGCGGATGCGTTGAACTGTCAAAAGGATACCGCGAAAGCAATTGTTGGGCAAGGAGCGGACTGCCTGTTAAGCGCAAAGGATAATCAGCCCCGCCTTAAAAGGGACATAGAGGATTGCGTTCAGTATGAGCAACTGAGAAAATCCATGAAATCCATAACGGTTTGTGAAAAGAATCGCGGGCGCGTTGAGAAACGCGCCCGCGATTGTAACGGATGA